One Lepus europaeus isolate LE1 unplaced genomic scaffold, mLepTim1.pri SCAFFOLD_29, whole genome shotgun sequence DNA segment encodes these proteins:
- the LOC133754803 gene encoding small ribosomal subunit protein uS3-like, whose translation MVVQISKKRKFVADGIFKAELNEFLTQELAENGYSGVEVRVTPTRTEIIILATRTQNVLSEKGRRIRELTAVVQKRFGFPEGSVELYAEKVAMRGLCAIAQAESLHYKLLGGLAVRRACYGVLWFIMESGAKGCKVVVSGKLRGQRAKSMKFVDGLMIHSGDPVNYCVDTAVRHVLLRQGVLGTKVKIMLPWDPSGKIGPKKPLPNHVSIVEPKDEILPTTPISEQKGGKPEPPAMPQPVPTA comes from the coding sequence ATGGTGGTGCAGATTTCTAAGAAGAGGAAGTTTGTTGCTGATGGCATCTTCAAAGCTGAGCTGAACGAGTTTCTCACCCAGGAGCTGGCTGAAAATGGCTACTCTGGAGTTGAGGTCCGAGTTACACCAACCAGgacagaaataattattttagccACCAGGACACAGAATGTGCTCAGTGAGAAAGGGCGGCGAATCCGGGAACTGACTGCCGTCGTTCAGAAGAGGTTTGGCTTCCCAGAGGGCAGCGTAGAGCTTTATGCTGAAAAGGTGGCCATGAGGGGCCTGTGTGCCATTGCCCAGGCAGAGTCTCTGCATTACAAACTCCTAGGAGGGCTTGCTGTACGGAGGGCCTGCTATGGTGTGCTGTGGTTCATCATGGAGAGCGGAGCTAAGGGCTGCAAGGTCGTGGTGTCTGGGAAGCTGCGAGGACAGAGGGCTAAGTCCATGAAGTTTGTGGACGGCCTGATGATCCACAGTGGGGACCCTGTTAACTACTGTGTTGACACTGCTGTGCGCCATGTGCTGCTCAGACAGGGTGTGCTGGGCACCAAGGTGAAGATCATGCTGCCCTGGGACCCAAGTGGTAAGATTGGCCCCAAGAAGCCCCTGCCCAACCACGTGAGCATTGTGGAACCCAAAGATGAGATTCTGCCCACCACCCCCATCTCGGAGCAGAAGGGTGGGAAGCCAGAGCCGCCTGCCATGCCTCAGCCAGTCCCCACAGCATAA